The genomic DNA TTTTAAGTTTTGAAAATAGGACCCTTTTTTTGTACTTTCATAAGCATCTTTTACAACATCTTCTGTATCATATTTTAAATCAATATCTTTTGGTGATATTGTATATTTTTTCCCATCATAAGCAAGATTTAAATCTTCTGGAGTATACTTATCTGTTATAGCTTTTAATGCCTCTGCTTTAGTCATATCAGATACATTTACTCCTTCTATATATACATTTTTAGCGATTTTCCCATTGTACAGAAATTTACTGTTAAAAAAATAAGTAAATCCACCCATTATTAGAACTAAAGCTGCCAATACAATTAAAACACTTCGTTTTTTTTCTTTACCTAATCTTGAAACTCTTGTTGTTCTTCTGCCCATAACTTCACCTCATTTTAACACTAGCTTAAATTTGCATAATAGAGTTCCCATTTCAAAACTACCTTAGATTATATTTGAATAGCTTTTGTTAAACAAGGAATTTAATCAAATGTAACTTTATTGTAAATTTATGTCTTATAATTAGTTTTATTTTTGATATTTTTTATTATATTTCTTTTACTATTTCTTAACAAAAAATTGTTTATTTTATAACAACTAATTTCATTTATATTGAAATTTAAATGTAACCTATTACAGGATAATGGTCTGACAGGTAAATTTTTTCTACTGTGTATCCTTTTAGTTCAGTATTTTTATTAACAAAAATGTAATCTATTCTAGAGTTTGATTTTTCAAATGTTGGTAAGTAAGACTTGTTTAGTGAAATAGCCATATCATTAAACATACTTAAAAAGACATTTTTCTCATTAAAATCACCACATAAAATAACTATCCCCACTAATCTGTTCCTATAGTCTATTATTTCGTCTAATTGTTTTGCTCTCTCCTGCCTATCAAGTCCCAAGTGAGTATTTATTACATTTATAATTCTTCCATATGCATCTATAGTTATACAAAGAGCTCCCCGTTGTTCTTTTTTGCTAGTTAAGAAAAAATGATTACTGTTTAACATTTTAGATGTTGTAAATGTACAAATACCATATATCATATTTACTTTTTTTACATTTGTCGCAAAGACACCATCCATATTTAAAACAGCTTTTAAAGCTAAAAATTGAGGATATAATACTTCTTGCAAACAAATTACATCACAATCCAATTGTTTTAAATATAACCCCATTTTAGTTAGAGTTAATCTATTATTTGAATCCATACATTTATGAATATTGTAGGTTACTATTTTCATAATAATATCACCTCTTATGCAATATAATACTTACTAAAATTTAAACTTATTTACTTTTCACTTAAGACCATTATTTATCTTATAAAATTGAGTACTTATAAACTTTATCACAAAAAAACCTAACTTAAGTATTTATATTCTACATAAGTTAGGTTTTATAAACTATTATAATATTTATTATTTCATTCATTTCTAATGATGATTCTCCTTTTTTATCTTTTTCAATTTGCCTTCACTAACAACAAATAAAAATCCCATCTTCTTGTATATTTCATCCAATTCAATTAAAGTTACTTCACCATTTTTTAAATTTGTTAATGTTATATCTTGTATTCTTCTTGATGGAATTATCATAAGTTATCAACACTCCTTTAAATTCTTTTTAATCTTTATATTTAAATATATTTATGCATTCTGATATATATTCATAAATTATTAAAATAAATTCAAAAAACACCCGTTCTGCAAACATTCGTTCTGTATATTTATTATACATCATACAGACGTTCGATTCAATATAAAAATTAAATATATCTCGTTTTTAGTAAATTTTACAATATTATACACTAAATATGTCAAAACATCTTCTTGAAATAGATTATCTTGTCAAACAAAAAAGCCATTTCAGTAAAAGCTTCTGCTTAAATTGAAATGACTTTTCTTATTTAAATTATTAATTTTATACCATATTTTTATTAAGCTAACATATGTAATATTTGAGTTACCATAAGAGCACAATAAGTCCCTATAATATTTCCTAGAAGCCCCATAAGTACACCTACTGGTATTAATACAGGATTGTGAACCCCAGCAATCATTGGAGCTGTAGTTACTCCTCCTATATTAGCTATACTTCCTACTTCACAAGTAAATAAATCAAGTTTAAATAGTTTAGCAAGCCCTATAAATGAAATAGCATGTACAAGGACTACTACCAATCCAAACATTATGTAAACAGGTGCTTCTGACAATCCAAAGAAATTTGCTTTACTACCTGTAGCTGCAAGGAGTAAATACATAAACACATTTCCTACCAGTGTACTCCCTTTAAGCTTTGATATTTTTGTCATACCCAATAATATTGATACTGTAGATGCAACAAGTACTACCCACATAGTTTCATTAAGTATACCTGAAGTTGGAAGTATCTTGGATACAATTTGTGCAAAAGACGCAACTCCAAACCCAACAGAAAGTAAAATCATAAGTTCTACAAACATAGGTGCCGTATTATCTTTATTTTCTTTTTCAAGTTTTGATGTAACCTCATCTATAAAACTTGTATCGCACTTTGTCCATTTGTTAAATTTAGGTCCAAATTTCACAGACATTAGACAAACAGACATCCATACTGTATATCCTATAGAACCCATAAGTATTGCATAACTAAGTCCTTCTTCTGCAACTCCTAGAGCATTAGCTGCTACAATCATATTTGATGAGCCACCTATCCATGAACCAGATGCTGCCCCAAGAATTTTCCATGAATCTGCACCCATTGAATTTTTAAAAATTATGAATGCTATAACAAATCCAAGCATAAATGTAAATGTAGCACAGAAAAATGATAATAACATTTTAGGCCCCATCTTTAATATTTTTCTTAAATCACATTGAATTAACAAAAACACTAACATTAATGGAAGGAAGTTCACTGTTATTATGTTTTGATACGTTCCAACATCTTCATTCTGTGCAAATAAACCAAATGATCCAAGTATAGCTGAACCTAAGTATATTAAAAGCATTGGATTAATAACATCAAATACCTTCCATTTCAATTTATCAACCATAAAAAAAATTACACCTACGAATACAACCAAGAAACTACAATATACAAATCCAGTCTCAATCACATTATACACACCCTTTCTTTTCCTAATTAATTTGATTTTTATGATTTCTAAGTAAAGACTTTTTCAGATAATAGACAATTAAAATAAATACTTTTATCTATATCATACTAATTAAATACATATATACCTAACTATTGACATATATTAATAAAGATTTGCACATTAATTACTTTAGAAATGAATAATCTGAATTTAAAATCTTTTTCAACAATTATTTTATTACTAAAATTTTTATTTGTAAAGATAATTAAACTAAATATTTTATTATTTATTTATTTTGTTTTATATTTATTTTTATTAATTATTAAATAAAACTATTTTTACTTTAAATCTATATAATATAAATCAAATTTATTTTATATACTTTTTTTTTAAATATGTTTAGATTCTATTCTTTTAATTTTAGTTTTCAGAACATTTGTATTTATGTTATAATTTGTATAAATATATTTATTTAGGAGGAAACAATATGAATTTAAATTTAACTAATACTATAAATTTAATGAAAAAATATTTGGACATTCCAAGCCCAGCTGGATATACTGAAAATGCAGTTTTAGAAATCAAAAAAGATTTTGAAAATTTAGGTCTTGACACTATTCTTACAAAAAAAGGTGCACTTATAGCTACTCTTCCTGGTGAAGATGATTCAAATCAAATAACAATATCTGCACATATGGATACACTTGGAGCTATAGTAAAAGAAATATCATCTGATGGTACTCTTAAATACCATAAAGTTGGTGGTGGATGTTGGGCAGCTATAGAGGGAGAAAACTGTACTGTTATAACTAGAAAAGGTAAAAAAATCAGAGGAAGTGTTGTATTTAAGTATGCTTCTACTCATATATATGGTCAAACAAAAGCTGCCACTGAAAGAAATGAAGAAACAATGATTATTAGACTTGATGAAAAAGTATTTACAAAGCAAGATGTATTAGATTTAGGAATAAGTGTTGGGGATTTTGTATGCCTAGACCATAGATTTGAGGCTACAGAATCTGGTTTTATAAAATCTAGATATATAGATAATAAATCAGCTGTAGCAATGGTTCTTGAAATATGTAGATATTTTAAAGAAAACAATTTAACACCTAAGCATACTACTAACTTTTATATAAGTAATTATGAAGAAATTGGACATGGTGTTTCTAAATGTTTACCTGAAAAAACAAAAGAATTTGTAGCAATAGATATAGCACCTACTGGACCAAGTCAAACATCTAGTGAACATGGTGTAACTATAGTTGCAAAAGATAATTTATCATTATATGATTTTAATTTAAGAAACAAGCTTGTCGATGTTGCAGAAGACAATAATTTAGACTACGCTGTCGATGTATTTACTTTCTATGGTTCAGATGCTTCAGAAGCTATTCGTTGGGGAGAAGATGTTCAAATAGCATGTGTTGGTCCTGGAACAAACAATAGTCACCATTATGAAAGAACACATATAGAAGCTATTGAAAATACACTAAAATTACTTATAAATTATATGCTTAAAGAATAATTAATTATATATTTTACCAAAGTCAATTCTTAACAAATAATTAACTTTAATTTTTATTTTTATACAAAAA from Clostridioides difficile ATCC 9689 = DSM 1296 includes the following:
- a CDS encoding DUF819 domain-containing protein: MIETGFVYCSFLVVFVGVIFFMVDKLKWKVFDVINPMLLIYLGSAILGSFGLFAQNEDVGTYQNIITVNFLPLMLVFLLIQCDLRKILKMGPKMLLSFFCATFTFMLGFVIAFIIFKNSMGADSWKILGAASGSWIGGSSNMIVAANALGVAEEGLSYAILMGSIGYTVWMSVCLMSVKFGPKFNKWTKCDTSFIDEVTSKLEKENKDNTAPMFVELMILLSVGFGVASFAQIVSKILPTSGILNETMWVVLVASTVSILLGMTKISKLKGSTLVGNVFMYLLLAATGSKANFFGLSEAPVYIMFGLVVVLVHAISFIGLAKLFKLDLFTCEVGSIANIGGVTTAPMIAGVHNPVLIPVGVLMGLLGNIIGTYCALMVTQILHMLA
- a CDS encoding M42 family metallopeptidase; this translates as MNLNLTNTINLMKKYLDIPSPAGYTENAVLEIKKDFENLGLDTILTKKGALIATLPGEDDSNQITISAHMDTLGAIVKEISSDGTLKYHKVGGGCWAAIEGENCTVITRKGKKIRGSVVFKYASTHIYGQTKAATERNEETMIIRLDEKVFTKQDVLDLGISVGDFVCLDHRFEATESGFIKSRYIDNKSAVAMVLEICRYFKENNLTPKHTTNFYISNYEEIGHGVSKCLPEKTKEFVAIDIAPTGPSQTSSEHGVTIVAKDNLSLYDFNLRNKLVDVAEDNNLDYAVDVFTFYGSDASEAIRWGEDVQIACVGPGTNNSHHYERTHIEAIENTLKLLINYMLKE
- a CDS encoding endonuclease/exonuclease/phosphatase family protein translates to MKIVTYNIHKCMDSNNRLTLTKMGLYLKQLDCDVICLQEVLYPQFLALKAVLNMDGVFATNVKKVNMIYGICTFTTSKMLNSNHFFLTSKKEQRGALCITIDAYGRIINVINTHLGLDRQERAKQLDEIIDYRNRLVGIVILCGDFNEKNVFLSMFNDMAISLNKSYLPTFEKSNSRIDYIFVNKNTELKGYTVEKIYLSDHYPVIGYI